A window of Cryptomeria japonica chromosome 3, Sugi_1.0, whole genome shotgun sequence contains these coding sequences:
- the LOC131061773 gene encoding G-type lectin S-receptor-like serine/threonine-protein kinase At2g19130, translated as MAHLSWDSSAQMEATGISGSGMPKYQRRRLSGLANRETPARNRSGVLKLSREGNLVLFDAEGASIPSVNTTKKASRAVILDSGNFLMLKDDNKYETVWQSFDNPVNTWLPGMRFGGQQKLVSSKNSMDPTPGLFSFRADPSGAKQFVLTWNKSIQYWETGTWDGKIFSKLLEMANLDKGVHVRAESRNSGFYTSITLLPEINVLPRFVLTNLGGLQINAIIRGSKWNTFWSQPADACAVYGLCGAYGTCNSNNLHFCSCVEGFAPTDNGAWDSQDWGSSGCVRQSPLNYDAKNGSTDRFVDLNVTLPNDYTSS; from the coding sequence ATGGCACATTTGAGTTGGGATTCTTCAGCCCAAATGGAAGCAACTGGTATATCGGGATCTGGTATGCCAAAATACCAGAGAAGACGATTGTCTGGGTTGGCTAACAGGGAGACTCCCGCCAGAAACAGGTCTGGCGTCTTGAAGCTGTCACGAGAAGGTAATCTGGTATTGTTTGATGCAGAGGGCGCGTCTATCCCGTCAGTCAACACAACAAAAAAGGCCTCCCGGGCTGTGATACTAGATTCTGGTAATTTTTTAATGCTGAAAGATGACAATAAATATGAAACTGTTTGGCAGAGTTTCGACAATCCTGTAAATACATGGTTGCCAGGGATGAGGTTTGGTGGACAGCAAAAGCTAGTCTCTTCGAAAAACTCAATGGATCCCACTCCTGGTCTTTTCTCCTTCCGCGCGGATCCGTCTGGGGCCAAGCAATTCGTGTTGACATGGAACAAATCTATACAGTACTGGGAAACCGGAACTTGGGACGGCAAAATTTTCAGTAAACTTCTAGAAATGGCAAACTTGGACAAGGGCGTCCATGTAAGGGCTGAAAGTAGAAACTCTGGTTTTTATACCAGTATTACATTGTTGCCTGAAATCAATGTTCTCCCACGTTTCGTCCTAACCAATTTAGGAGGACTGCAAATAAATGCTATTATTAGGGGCAGTAAATGGAACACATTCTGGTCTCAGCCCGCAGATGCATGCGCCGTATATGGTCTCTGTGGTGCTTATGGAACCTGCAACTCCAACAATCTTCACTTTTGCAGCTGCGTGGAAGGCTTCGCGCCCACAGACAATGGTGCCTGGGATTCCCAAGACTGGGGATCCAGTGGCTGTGTTCGACAGAGCCCATTAAACTACGATGCCAAAAATGGCAGCACTGACAGATTCGTCGACCTTAATGTGACGTTGCCTAATGATTACACTTCCTCATAG
- the LOC131874193 gene encoding G-type lectin S-receptor-like serine/threonine-protein kinase At2g19130, producing the protein MRNSPPSKSSSNVSIRGGASELPTKRKSTTIVGTVLGIVSALAVALGIFSVFIWRRRQTDRYADSSDSFLRMFSYKELKIATRNFKSQLGRGGFGSVFKGSLPDGTIVAVKRMECSRQDEKQFRAEIRSLGNIHHMNLVRLRGFCAQGSRRLLVHDYMPNGSLNSFLFTSQSKSKRRVLDWKTRLEIALGTARGLHYLHEECRDCIIHGDVKPENILLDSNLSPKLADFGLSRLVGRDFSRVLTTTRGTRGAVTQIQQGKTINVVEKDVVEAADMEEVRRACVIVLLCIQEDDEVRPSMRQVVQMLEGKMEPQPPQIPSYAFMDKHVDQSDIDSYGSYSHSVLSGLLV; encoded by the exons ATGCGCAACTCTCCTCCGTCGAAAAGCAGTTCAAATGTTTCCATCCGAGGAGGTGCTTCTGAACTTCCAACGAAACGCAAAAGCACAACTATTGTCGGCACAGTGCTTGGTATTGTTAGTGCTCTCGCCGTTGCTTTGGGTATCTTTTCAGTTTTCATCTGGCGAAGGCGTCAGACGGATAGGTACGCAGATTCCTCGGACTCTTTTCTTAGAATGTTTAGTTACAAGGAATTGAAGATTGCAACCAGGAATTTCAAGTCTCAGTTGGGGAGAGGAGGATTCGGTTCAGTGTTCAAAGGATCTCTACCAGACGGTACAATTGTGGCCGTAAAAAGAATGGAGTGTTCACGACAAGATGAGAAGCAATTCCGAGCGGAAATTAGATCTCTTGGGAACATACATCATATGAATTTGGTAAGGCTTCGGGGATTTTGTGCACAAGGATCGAGACGGCTGTTGGTTCATGATTACATGCCCAACggttctctaaattcttttctgtTCACAAGTCAGTCTAAAAGTAAACGGAGGGTACTCGACTGGAAGACTCGATTGGAGATCGCGTTAGGCACTGCAAGAGGGTTACATTATCTCCACGAAGAATGCCGAGATTGCATCATTCACGGCGATGTCAAGCCCGAAAACATTCTGCTGGACAGTAATTTGTCACCCAAGTTAGCGGATTTCGGGCTGTCAAGGCTTGTGGGTAGAGATTTTAGCCGTGTGCTGACCACTACAAGAGGAACGAGAGG GGCTGTAACTCAAATTCAGCAGGGGAAGACAATTAATGTTGTGGAGAAGGATGTTGTAGAGGCGGCAGACATGGAAGAGGTGAGAAGAGCATGTGTTATAGTGTTGTTATGCATTCAAGAGGACGACGAAGTAAGGCCAAGCATGAGGCAAGTGGTGCAGATGCTAGAAGGGAAGATGGAGCCTCAACCTCCGCAGATTCCAAGCTATGCGTTTATGGACAAGCATGTAGACCAAAGCGACATTGACAGCTATGGAAGTTACAGTCACTCGGTACTGAGTGGTTTGCTAGTGTAG